The following is a genomic window from Paenibacillus thiaminolyticus.
CGTCTCATCCTCGATGTTGTTAAAATGCAAATCCATATAATGATATGTACGGAACAGAGCTTTCATCAATGGCGGAAAGGAGATGGAGAATTCGTTCTCCAGTTCCTTGATCTCCTCTTCGGTAATGGTCGAAGGGATGCATTTCCAGCATACCCAGCCGTCCTCGTCAATGGCGCCGTCTCTCATCTCCACGGGAACCCCTTCAGCTACCGAATGGAACAACACCGGATGCACATGGGCGAGATGAATGTCCAACTGCCTTGTGATGAAATCGATGTCCTCCTTCATTAGCAACATGTCTCCTTCCTCAACTGCTAGATTATGTCTATTATTATAGTAGCTGTGTCCAAAGACAACAAACCCAGCGCCGCATGGCACTGGGTCAGCCCGTTCATTCACTCGTCAGGGACGGACGGCTTCCACTTGATCGATTAGCAGCTTATCCGCCAAAATCGTTACCGTTTCCTCAACCTGCACCTCTATCAGTTCTTCCAGGCTGTCGCTATACTGTCCGGAGATGTGAATCCGATAGCGTCTGTCCGCCTCTGTCTTGCTCAACTTCAAGCCGAAATGAATCGAGGACAGAACGCCGAACGATTCCTGCTCTTTGAAGGAATAGTTTCCTCCAGGGCCCGCTTCAAAGTACGAATCGAACAAGCGCTTGGCCTGCTCTTCACTGTAATAGCGTCCCAGGGCAGTCAGAAAAGCTGTTTTGTCCTCTTCACTCAGGGTCAGGCGCTGCGAGTAGCGAAGCACTCCGTTCGTCCACGTCTCCGCATCGCGCAGCCATAGAAAGAGCGGGATTGCGGAATTGTGTTCCATCGTCTCCTTCGTCAACGGCGGAGGCGCGGTCTCCTCCATCACCTGCAGGACCGTCTGAACCGTTACCTTCTTGCCTTCTTTCCCCGGAGAAGAAGGCGACGTGCATGCTGTTAATAACAAGATGACGGAGATGAGTGCCAGCACAGTTTTTTTCATCGGTTAACTCCTCTGTCTGTAATAGGTTCCTCTAGAGTAGCGCTAGTCTAACGGAATTCCCTTCGATAACCGCTCATCCGCGGTCATGTTCAGAATCTCCTCCACGCTGTAGAAGATGTCATCCAGTACATCATCGATCTTCTCCGGGTCTGTTTCTCCAAGTTCAATTGATTTTGGAACTTTGCCCGCATGTTCAGGAAAGAAATTCGTGATGGGATTGACCGGATTGGAGGAATTGTCTGTCTTGCAGGCGCCCGTGCATTTTCTTGTCTCGAAATGAAGATGGACTCCTGTTGCATCTCCCGTCTTGCCCATATACCCGAGGGTGGCCCCTTTTCCTACCTTCTGGTTGGTAGACACGGCAGGCGTCTTATTCATATGAGCGTAGCGGGATTGATAGTTGGCGCTGTTGATGACATGATGAACATAGACGACCCAGCCATAGCTGTCGGACCAGCCTGATCGGGAGACGGTACCGTCATAGTAGGCGACGATCCGATTGCCGGCTACGCCGGCCGTCTTCGCCCCAATGTCGATTCCTTTGTGTGTGTTGCCTTTGAAGCCTTGGGTAATTCGCGTGGAGTCGGGTACGGGCCAGGTGTATTTACTGTTAGCGGAAGCAATCGTGGAGAGCGAGGCAATGCATAAAGCAACTACGGATAACATCGTTACCAACCTCTTCATTACTCCAATCATCCCCTTTTTTAGGTAAATACACTCTAACCATAACATATTTTTTCTACTTGTAAATATATGTAATTATTTACATTGAATGTTCTCCTCCCTCCCCTATGGCGCTTCTGTCCTGTAGCTGGGGAACGGAAAATAACATTTATAGATCGAAAAAAACAGACCGCCATATGAACGGTCTGCCATGTGAGCAGCGAGCCTCTTCCCGCTGCGTCAGTTATAGATGACGATTCTGGTCGATAAGGCTCTGCAAATGATGCAGAACAAACGTAAAATAAGCCGGCTCATGGGGGACGATATCCGTCAATGTCAGCTTTATCCCCGTGCCGCGTTCGCCATGTCCCCGACTGAACTCCTCCGCGGCAGCGGAATCCGCTTCGCCGAGGCAAAGCTTGCGGAATGCTTCCGCTTCGACCCGGACGATGGAGTCGACCTCATCTTCCTGCAGGCGAAAATCGGAGATTGCTCCAGCATGCCGATAGAAAAAGACATGGCAGAACTCATTATCGGTCATGTCCGGCTGCATGATGGAGTCGGCAATGACGCCGGCATAGACCAGCTTCCCCGGTTCCGGTTCGATGCCCAGCTCCTCGCGCAGCTCTCGCACGCCGTCCTGCGGCGTCTCCCCCGCTTCCAGATGGCCTGCCGCCGTAATATCAAGCATATTAGGGTAATCCTTCTTATGTATATGTCTGCGCTGCAACAGAAGATAGGCCGTACCCTGCTCCTGCATCCATAGCCAGCAGTGGAACGTCTGATGCCATAGCCCCTCGGTATGCACCTCATGTCTTGTTCGCACGCCGGCCGGCTTCATGGCGTCCGTAAACGTGTCGATATACTCGATGTCTTCCGGGTTGCTCTTCTGCATTGGGGGCCGCGCGCCGTCCTGCATATCATATGCAATAAGCCAGCAATCGCGCATCTCGCCCTCATGGTATTCATGCTTCGGCAGCAGGGCCAACTTGCGGAAGCCGCATTTCTCATACACATGGAGCGCGCGCTCATTCCACGTCTGCGGATCCATCACGATCCGTACCGCTTGATGCTGCGCGATCAAGTAATTCACCATCGTCTTAATCAGCTTCGTGCCGATGCCCTTGCCCCAATAGGCGGTCTCCCCGATAAATTGATCCATGCCGAACACACGGTTCATCGTGGGCTTGATCCCGTATTGGGCTTGATCCTCATGCGACAGCGGGTAGAACTGGAGATATCCGATTGCCTGTCCATCGTACAGAATGATGCATGGTGTTATCTCCTCCCGGTCCTCATAGAAATGCTTTCTTACCATCTCCATGTCATGCGGACGATCCCGGCCTTCGTAATAGCGAAGCACCTCCGGATCGGACAGCCAACGGACGAGCAAGGGAGCATCGGCAGCCCGGAGCCTCCGAACCGCGAGCTTACCGCTCTTGAACACAGCTTATCTCCCCTTTCTCCGCTTGCAGACCGCGATCACATCCCGGGATTGGCCCTGGATACTCGTATCGAAGCAGGATACCAGCTCCCATCCGTCCAGTCCGAGCCGGTTCAGTTCCTCCTCGAACTCCTGTTCGTTAACCTTTCCTCCCAGAAAACCTCCGGTTTTGAGTTTAAGCGTCTTGTATTCCCATTGTTCCATAATGTATCCTCCTTGCGGCTAGCAATCTACTCCATTGTATCTTACGTCCGGACGATCGCTTCTGTCCATGCCCGCCGCTCAATCTCACGGACCGTCTCTTCCGGCGTCAGATCGGACGTGTCGAGCCACATGCCGACCCGAGGCGAATCCTGGCGCAGAATGCGATCGAGCTCGTCCACGGTCCATATGCCATAGCCTTGCTTGGAGCGGGACGACTCCCTCGCCGCCACGACTTCCGCCCGCGGGCAGAGCACGACGGCATATAACGGCCGCGTATTGACCAATTCAATGAATGTGCCTAATTCGGGACCGACGATGACATCCTGCACTACCGTGCTGAATCCCGCCTCGACGTAACCATCGGCAGCTGCAGCCGCCATGCGGTAGCGAATATGAAGCTGACGAACCGCTTCGTCCGACGGCTCGGGAAGCATCTCCTCCCGCCCGCTCACAATCATGCGGCGGAAGGCGTCGCCGCGTACATGAACGCCCCGCTCGAATCGTTCGGCGAGCATCTGTGCGACCGTAGATTTGCCGGATGCCATAATGCCTGTAATCAGGAACAGGCTTGGATCCGTCGGTGCAGCAATTGGATTCGGGTTCATAGTAGACCTCCTGCCTATGGAATGGCTCACCGTTGAATGAAAATAAAGCATCTGGATACACTACCTCCAACTACTTGGATCCGTTGAGGTGGTGGAGGTAGAAATGATGCATTCTATTCGAATCTATCCATACCGTGCCCATATGATTGCCATGGCGGTCTTCCTGCTGAGTCTGACTCCGGGGATACATCATATCTCTGCTTACGCGGATTCCTCCCACCCGGAGGATCCGCTTCCGATCGTCGCCGACCAAGGCTTGTATTCGATAGATATTTATCCAGATCGTCATAAGCTGATCGTACGGGCACAGGGTGAAAAATTCAAGACCTATACCGTCGCCGTCGGCAACCCGTCAACCCCTACTCCCGTCGGAGAATACAAAATCATATATAAAGGCAAGGATTGGGGCCCTTCCTTCGGTCCCCGCTGGCTCGGATTAAATGTCCCTTGGGGATATTACGGCATTCATGGGACGAACAAGCCTTATTCCATCGGGCAGCATCTGAGTCATGGCTGTGTCCGGATGCGCAATCGGGATGTCATCGAGCTGTTCGAGCTCGTTCCGGTCGGTACGAAGGTGACGATTCACGGGCATGTATTGGGCGGGTTGAGGCATGATCCGAGAGTCGTAGCCGAAGGCGACGTGGGCGGAGAGGTGCAGCTGGTCCAGTCCCGGCTGAAAAGCGCCGGCTACTTCAAGGGCGTGTGCAACGGGAAATTCCGCGCCGATACAACCTATGCGGTCAAGCGGTTCCAGCGCGACCGGCAATTGCCGGAGGACGGAGTCGTAACCATTCGAGTCTATGAGGAACTGGGGCTGTATGAGTAAAAAGAGAAGAAGGAATCGGACGGAGCAAGCGCAACAGTGCTGCCGCAGTCCATTCCTTCTTCCGTGCTGCGGCCCGTGCAGGCCGCATATGGTTCTGCCGTTATACTCCTGCGGAAGCCAATGCTTTGGCGGAGGTTAACCGATAACGCATGATCATCTCCTGAATCTCGATCGGCATGCCTTGGCTCAACCGGGACTCCTCCGCCGCGAACGCCATCATATGGCTCTGCAGGGAGCCGCGCAGTGATGCTGCCGCATGGGGGTTGTCCGGTTCGGCGGCAAGCCGGCAGAATTCCCGCATCATCTGAGTGCAGCCTTCGCTGCCTTCATCATGAACCCGAACTTCCCGCGCCGTCCCGCTGACAAAGTCGTAGACGGTGAACGCCTGATCGGTCATATTGCCCCGAATCTCCCCGCGCGTTCCCGAGATATGGACGGTGCGCGTGCTGTCATGCGTGAAGGCCGACAGCGTGAACGAAGCGGTCGCTCCGTTGGCGAACTCCATGTTGATGACTTGATGGTCGACAACGTCGTTGTCGCATTGGTAGACACAGCGGCCAAAAGGCGTGCTCCGGATCGTCTCCCGGATGCTCTCGTCCGATCCGTCCTGCGTAAAGTGCAGCGCGCGGCGGCGTCCTTCTCCCAAATAGAAACGCAAATCGGCATAGCAGCAATTGTCCGCGTGAATGCAGCCGTCCGTACAATATTCGGTCGCGCCCTCCGGCATATTCTCCTTTTTGAAATGAAAGAGGGAACCGAATGACGTCAGCCGTCTGCAATCCTGGTTCATCAGCCACAGGATGATGTCAAGATCGTGGCATGACTTCGCCAGCACAAGCGGGCTCGACTCCGCCGTACTGCGCCATGGGCCCCGCACATAGCTGTGCGCCATATGGCCGAAGCCGATATTTTCGCGCAGCTGGATATTCACGACTTTCCCGATACCGCCCTGCTCGATGACTTGACGTATTCCGGACCAGAACGGCGTATAGCGGAGAACATAGCATATGGTCAGCACCCGCTGATTGCGGCGGGCGGCAGCTTCAATCTCAATGCATTCGGTCGGAGAAGGCGACATCGGCTTCTCCAGCAGCACATGGTAACCTCGCTCCAGAGCTGCCATTGCGGCTTCGTAGTGCATCCGATCCTGCATGCAGATCAACACCGCATCGGCAAACCGCGGCCGTTCGAACACTTCCCGCCAATCTTCATACGTTTGCCCGGCATCGATATGATGCAAGCCCGCAAACGCCTCTCGTTTCTCCACATCCGGCTCCGCGACGGCGACGAATTCCAGTTCTTCCGGGTACTGCAGCGCATGCTTGGCATATACTTCCGCGCCCCGGATACCTGCCCCGAGCAAGATTGCCTTAATACTCATTGCGTCAACACCTCTTTGCAGGCTATCTGCGTTGTCAATTGGTATGGAACTTCGGTTGAAGTATCTCTACCATAACAAATGATTCGGATCGGTACTATAATTATCTTCCGAAATATTTGCACAAACAGCCTGCCGCGTAACTTCGTTGCGTAAGCGCAAACATAGCTGCCCGACTACAGGGGCGTCCCGTTAGAGCGTAACGCGAATCATGCGCTCCGTAGACGTGATCGCTTTGCCATTCCATTCCACGGTCACGCGCAGTCCTTGCTCATTATTCACGCTGGCCTGCAGCTCGCCCGCCTCTTGGCGCAGCTCCACATCGAGCCACGCCGCGCCGATGCGGATTCGCTTCAAGGCGACACGCTTGCCCTGCCAAGCCTGGGGCAGATCTGGCGCGATCCGCACCTCGCTCCGGTGAGCATCCGGCTGAATGCCGATCAGATGCTTCACTATCGGCACGGCCAGCGCATAAATGGTCCATGCCTGCACCGCACAGCCGTAATCCGGCGACATCTCGCTCATCGAGCCCGGCAGGGCCAGCGAAAACGTGTTCATCATGCGCTCTAACAGATCGAGCGCCGCGTCGGGATTGCCGTACGCCGCTTCCGCCACGGCATGCGCTCCGGTCGAGATCGTCATCGTGCCCTGCCGGAACATGCCGGACAAGTAGGTGCCATAAGTTCCGATAAATTCAGGGGTTCGCATGCGCTCAAGGGCCAGCTTCCCCTTCTCCCGGTCGGCTATGCCTGCTTCCATCGGCGTCACGATGACCCAGTTCTTATTCAGCAGCCAGCCTCGATCTTCCTGGTCATCCCCGGCCGCCTGAAGCAGCTTGTCCACATAGTCCCGGTAATGTTCGACACCGTGCTTGGCCGCCATCGCCACCATGAAGTCGGCCTTCGGCTTGACATCCTTCTTCGGCGCCACCGCATCGGCGTACAGTCCTTCCTGCTCGCACCAATAGACCCGGTTGATCGCTTCTGCCAATTGCTCCGCCTTGGCCGCATAGCGATCCGCTTCCGCTTCGTAGCCGAGCACCCGGCTCATCGCGGCCAAGGCCGCTGCCGCCTGCGCCGTATAGACGGCCGAATCGATCAGTTCCATATTCAATCCGGCGATCTCGATGATGCCGTAGCCGGACGGGAACCCGTCGCCGTCCGGATCCATCTCGCCAAGCAGCCATTCCATCCCCAGCGCGCATAACGCATAATGCTCCGCTAGCCATTGCTTGTCGCCCATCCAGCGGAACACGTCCCAGATGAGCGCGATATAATGCGCGGTCTCCTGCGTATTGCCCGGATTGGACACCGCCCCCATCGTCGTCACCTCATGGATAATCCGCCCGTTCCCGTTCGTCTGCAGCGAAGTGTCGCGGATCAGCTTCAGCGTGTCCCGCACCAGCTCGAAGTCTCCGATCGCGGCGACGCCCTGCAGAGCGTAGGAGTTGTCGCAGCCGAACCACCACGGATAATGGGGCGATCCCGCCGTCAACCCTCTGCCGATGCCGTCGACGCGCTGCACGAGCCATTGATTATTCCATTTTGTCCACGCAAAAATATCATTGAGGCGGGACTCGCCCTCAATCTGCAGCTGCGCCTGTCCCTCGATACGCGCGTACAGGCGCTGCTTGGCCGCCAGCAGCTCCGCGTGCGACGATACCAATCGCTCGTACGTCGCCTCGCACTCCGCCCGCGATGCGTATGAGCCCGCAACATATACCTGGAAGCGCAGCCGCTCGTCCGGCTTGAGGACGACATCGGTCTTCATCGACACGCCTGCGCCGTTCCCGCTCGTCCATTCCGGACCGATAAGTCCGCGTTCAAAGCGGATCTCCGGCTTCGTCCAATCGGTGCCGACCATGACGTACCAGTCATGATCGCAGTCCTTGGCCAGACAGGCGGATGCCGATACTTGCTGCCATTCGTCCCGTTCCCCGTCATGAATGCCGATCTCGTCCGAGAACCAGACCGGCCGCAGATCGGAACGCGCGACCAACTCCAGTTCCAGGGCGGTGTCCTCACTGGCGTAATTGCAGATTTCATAGCTGACGACGAGGCCTTTTTCCTGCTCCGGCGCGAACTGGACCCGGCGAATCGATACCGGAATATGGCCGAGGCCGTGATCGTAGCGGAACTCGTTCCCCCACGGATGGGTGATGAATTCATCCGCCTTGGTCCATACGGCAATGCCGCGCCGTGCGTCCGTCACGCGCAGCCAGAAGCCGTCCAGCAGCTTGATCGGATGCAGCCAGACGCCGCCCATTTCATTCGCGACATGATGGCCGAAGTCAGGAAAATGCCCGTCCTGCGTTCCGATCGCTTTCATATATTCGCCAGCGGTCACGTAGATCGGAAAAGGACGCTGGTTGCCCACGCTTTTTATCATATTCGCTCGCCTCGGTTCTCCATAGGATGGAGCATCATCCCTTCATCGCAGAAGAGAGGGAGATGCCTTCGATGAAATATTTCTGCGCGAAGAAAAATACGATTAGGGCCGGCAGCATAATGAGCACGGTCGCGGCCATCAGCATATTCCACTCGACGTTATACATGCCCTTGAACATGGACAAGCCTAGCGCCAACGTATATTTTTCCGTCGTATTCAAGTAAATCAGCGGCCCCTGAAAGTCGTTCCATACGCCCATAAAGGTGAAAATGGAGACGGCAATCAGCGGCGGCTTGCACAGCGGCAGCATCACGCGCGTGAAGATTGTCCAGCGATTGGCCCCATCCACAAAAGCAGCCTCATCCAAATCCCGCGGGATGCCGCGCATGAACTGGCGGATTAAGAAGATGTTGAAGGCGCCCCCGCCGAAAAAGGCCGGGATGATGAGCGGCAGAAAGGTATCGACCCAGCCCAGCTCTTTGAACAGGATGAACATCGGGATCATCGTTACTTGACCCGGCAGCATCATCGTCGCCAGCAGGATGAGGAAGAGAATCTTCTTCCCCTTGAACCGGAAGCGGGCGAACCCATAGGCACATAACGCCGCGGAAAAAACCGTTCCGATCATGACGGGAATCAAAATGATTAGCGTGTTTTTCAAGAACAGGAAAAAGGGAATGGCGCTGACCGCGCTTGCATAATTGTCCCATTTCCATTGCTTCGGCAAAAACGAATCCATAAACACTTCGGCAGGCGTCTTCAAGGAAGTAGATATCGTCCAAAGAAGCGGCACCAGTACGATTGCCGCCCCGACGATGAGCAGAACTAAGGATAGAAGACGTGAGATGTCGGTTTTGTGGCGTAAGGCTTGCATATTCTTATTCCCCTCCTTAATCCCGCTCGTCGTCGCCATGGTAGTACACCCACATGGAAGAGCTTCGGATAACAATCAATGTAAATATGAGAATGATGGCAAACAAGATCCACGACAAGGCGGAGGCGTATCCCATCTCGTAGCTGACGAATGCTTTGTTATACAGATACAAGTTATAGAACAGCGTCGAGTTCAGCGGTCCGCCGTTCGTCATCACGAAGGCCTGGGTAAAGTATTGGAACCCGCCGATGATGCCCATAATCAGGTTGAAGAAGATCGTCGGAGAAATCATCGGAATCGTGACGCTGGCGAACCGGCGGAGCCGCCCGGCCCCATCCAGTTCGGCCGCTTCATACAATTCCTCGGGGACCCCCTGCAAGCCGGACAAATAAATGATGATCGTATTGCCGATTCCCCAGATGCCCATCACGATCAGGGCGCCGAGGGCATACTTCGGATCCTGCAGCCAGGCTGGCCCCTCGATGCCGAACCAGCCCAGCGCGCGGTTCAAAATCCCGTATTCGGGGTTGAAGATCATTATCCACATCATCGATACCGCTACCGCCGGAATGACCGACGGCATGAAAAAGATCAAGCGGAAAAACTTCATCCCGCGCGCTCTCATATTGAGCAGCATCGCAATCAGCAGCGACATGATCTGATATAACGGCACCGAGACGAGCGCAAAGATAAAGGTGACTTTTAAGGACTGATAGAACAGCTCATCCTGGAAGATGGCTTTGAAATTATCAAGCCCGACAAATTCGATCGATTGAATCCCGGTTATGATATCCCACTTGCTGAACGAGAGGACGAATGAAAATAGCATCGGCCCCAATGTAAACAGGAGCAAACCTAAAAACCAGGGAAGAATGAATAAGTACCCTGCCTTCTCCGAGCGTAAATTGCGCATAGGGACCTCCTTGGCGATCAGAAATGGACGCGCTGCCAGGAGTGGCCATTTCCGTTAATGAATAAGCGCAGTCTTTTCATGAATGTTCGTTGTCATTGCTTACTCACGAAAGGGAAGGTGAGGCATCGTTCCAAGCCCCACCCGCGTTGATTATTTGCTGATTTTGCTGTCCACTTCCTTGGCGGCCTGATCCAGCGCATCCTTAACTGTCGCGTCGCCGAGCAAAATGCGTTCGACAGCTTTGTTGAACTGCTCCGTGAAGACAGGCGCATTGGCCGATCGCATCGAGATAGGCTTTTTGGCGAAATCCATCATTTCAATGACCGGCTTGTCCACCACTTCTGTTGTCTTCACTTCATCCAATT
Proteins encoded in this region:
- a CDS encoding carbohydrate ABC transporter permease: MQALRHKTDISRLLSLVLLIVGAAIVLVPLLWTISTSLKTPAEVFMDSFLPKQWKWDNYASAVSAIPFFLFLKNTLIILIPVMIGTVFSAALCAYGFARFRFKGKKILFLILLATMMLPGQVTMIPMFILFKELGWVDTFLPLIIPAFFGGGAFNIFLIRQFMRGIPRDLDEAAFVDGANRWTIFTRVMLPLCKPPLIAVSIFTFMGVWNDFQGPLIYLNTTEKYTLALGLSMFKGMYNVEWNMLMAATVLIMLPALIVFFFAQKYFIEGISLSSAMKG
- a CDS encoding Gfo/Idh/MocA family protein, which codes for MSIKAILLGAGIRGAEVYAKHALQYPEELEFVAVAEPDVEKREAFAGLHHIDAGQTYEDWREVFERPRFADAVLICMQDRMHYEAAMAALERGYHVLLEKPMSPSPTECIEIEAAARRNQRVLTICYVLRYTPFWSGIRQVIEQGGIGKVVNIQLRENIGFGHMAHSYVRGPWRSTAESSPLVLAKSCHDLDIILWLMNQDCRRLTSFGSLFHFKKENMPEGATEYCTDGCIHADNCCYADLRFYLGEGRRRALHFTQDGSDESIRETIRSTPFGRCVYQCDNDVVDHQVINMEFANGATASFTLSAFTHDSTRTVHISGTRGEIRGNMTDQAFTVYDFVSGTAREVRVHDEGSEGCTQMMREFCRLAAEPDNPHAAASLRGSLQSHMMAFAAEESRLSQGMPIEIQEMIMRYRLTSAKALASAGV
- a CDS encoding M23 family metallopeptidase yields the protein MLSVVALCIASLSTIASANSKYTWPVPDSTRITQGFKGNTHKGIDIGAKTAGVAGNRIVAYYDGTVSRSGWSDSYGWVVYVHHVINSANYQSRYAHMNKTPAVSTNQKVGKGATLGYMGKTGDATGVHLHFETRKCTGACKTDNSSNPVNPITNFFPEHAGKVPKSIELGETDPEKIDDVLDDIFYSVEEILNMTADERLSKGIPLD
- a CDS encoding L,D-transpeptidase family protein translates to MIAMAVFLLSLTPGIHHISAYADSSHPEDPLPIVADQGLYSIDIYPDRHKLIVRAQGEKFKTYTVAVGNPSTPTPVGEYKIIYKGKDWGPSFGPRWLGLNVPWGYYGIHGTNKPYSIGQHLSHGCVRMRNRDVIELFELVPVGTKVTIHGHVLGGLRHDPRVVAEGDVGGEVQLVQSRLKSAGYFKGVCNGKFRADTTYAVKRFQRDRQLPEDGVVTIRVYEELGLYE
- a CDS encoding DUF4177 domain-containing protein; protein product: MEQWEYKTLKLKTGGFLGGKVNEQEFEEELNRLGLDGWELVSCFDTSIQGQSRDVIAVCKRRKGR
- a CDS encoding GNAT family N-acetyltransferase, encoding MFKSGKLAVRRLRAADAPLLVRWLSDPEVLRYYEGRDRPHDMEMVRKHFYEDREEITPCIILYDGQAIGYLQFYPLSHEDQAQYGIKPTMNRVFGMDQFIGETAYWGKGIGTKLIKTMVNYLIAQHQAVRIVMDPQTWNERALHVYEKCGFRKLALLPKHEYHEGEMRDCWLIAYDMQDGARPPMQKSNPEDIEYIDTFTDAMKPAGVRTRHEVHTEGLWHQTFHCWLWMQEQGTAYLLLQRRHIHKKDYPNMLDITAAGHLEAGETPQDGVRELREELGIEPEPGKLVYAGVIADSIMQPDMTDNEFCHVFFYRHAGAISDFRLQEDEVDSIVRVEAEAFRKLCLGEADSAAAEEFSRGHGERGTGIKLTLTDIVPHEPAYFTFVLHHLQSLIDQNRHL
- a CDS encoding family 78 glycoside hydrolase catalytic domain, which encodes MIKSVGNQRPFPIYVTAGEYMKAIGTQDGHFPDFGHHVANEMGGVWLHPIKLLDGFWLRVTDARRGIAVWTKADEFITHPWGNEFRYDHGLGHIPVSIRRVQFAPEQEKGLVVSYEICNYASEDTALELELVARSDLRPVWFSDEIGIHDGERDEWQQVSASACLAKDCDHDWYVMVGTDWTKPEIRFERGLIGPEWTSGNGAGVSMKTDVVLKPDERLRFQVYVAGSYASRAECEATYERLVSSHAELLAAKQRLYARIEGQAQLQIEGESRLNDIFAWTKWNNQWLVQRVDGIGRGLTAGSPHYPWWFGCDNSYALQGVAAIGDFELVRDTLKLIRDTSLQTNGNGRIIHEVTTMGAVSNPGNTQETAHYIALIWDVFRWMGDKQWLAEHYALCALGMEWLLGEMDPDGDGFPSGYGIIEIAGLNMELIDSAVYTAQAAAALAAMSRVLGYEAEADRYAAKAEQLAEAINRVYWCEQEGLYADAVAPKKDVKPKADFMVAMAAKHGVEHYRDYVDKLLQAAGDDQEDRGWLLNKNWVIVTPMEAGIADREKGKLALERMRTPEFIGTYGTYLSGMFRQGTMTISTGAHAVAEAAYGNPDAALDLLERMMNTFSLALPGSMSEMSPDYGCAVQAWTIYALAVPIVKHLIGIQPDAHRSEVRIAPDLPQAWQGKRVALKRIRIGAAWLDVELRQEAGELQASVNNEQGLRVTVEWNGKAITSTERMIRVTL
- a CDS encoding carbohydrate ABC transporter permease → MRNLRSEKAGYLFILPWFLGLLLFTLGPMLFSFVLSFSKWDIITGIQSIEFVGLDNFKAIFQDELFYQSLKVTFIFALVSVPLYQIMSLLIAMLLNMRARGMKFFRLIFFMPSVIPAVAVSMMWIMIFNPEYGILNRALGWFGIEGPAWLQDPKYALGALIVMGIWGIGNTIIIYLSGLQGVPEELYEAAELDGAGRLRRFASVTIPMISPTIFFNLIMGIIGGFQYFTQAFVMTNGGPLNSTLFYNLYLYNKAFVSYEMGYASALSWILFAIILIFTLIVIRSSSMWVYYHGDDERD
- a CDS encoding AAA family ATPase, which codes for MNPNPIAAPTDPSLFLITGIMASGKSTVAQMLAERFERGVHVRGDAFRRMIVSGREEMLPEPSDEAVRQLHIRYRMAAAAADGYVEAGFSTVVQDVIVGPELGTFIELVNTRPLYAVVLCPRAEVVAARESSRSKQGYGIWTVDELDRILRQDSPRVGMWLDTSDLTPEETVREIERRAWTEAIVRT